A genomic stretch from Pararhizobium sp. IMCC21322 includes:
- a CDS encoding LacI family DNA-binding transcriptional regulator gives MSNSPKQPTMMDVAHLAGVSPMTVSRALKPNTSVSEATRAKIRAAADELGYVLDSTAAGLSSRRTGFIAVTIPSINNANFADTLRGLTQVLQETSMQVLLGYTDYDVAEEERLVEQFLRRRPEAIIVTGHAHTDRCRRMLEKCGVPVIEMWDLPENPIGQVVGFSNAHAAKLMVDHFVAQGYRKIGFIGGDPSRDTRGQDRRRGFLAALEAHGLDTSRMIAAQRPPITMREGAHSMRLMLEKWPDIEALMCVSDLSAFGAMTECQRQGLRIPDDIAIGGFGAYDLSEQALPPITTIDVSSEDIGRIAANVIQNLLSADAGKTYETIHRIEPKLLARDSSLRHKER, from the coding sequence ATGTCGAACAGTCCAAAGCAACCCACCATGATGGATGTGGCGCATCTGGCAGGTGTGTCACCGATGACCGTGTCACGCGCTTTGAAACCCAACACCTCTGTCAGCGAAGCCACACGCGCGAAAATACGCGCGGCAGCCGATGAACTGGGTTATGTTCTGGACAGCACCGCAGCTGGCCTTTCATCGCGCCGCACAGGCTTTATAGCCGTCACCATTCCCTCTATTAACAACGCCAATTTTGCCGATACATTGCGCGGCCTCACGCAGGTTCTGCAGGAAACCAGTATGCAGGTTCTGCTGGGTTACACCGATTATGACGTGGCTGAGGAAGAACGGCTGGTCGAGCAATTTCTGCGCCGCCGCCCGGAAGCCATCATTGTCACCGGCCATGCCCATACCGATCGGTGCAGACGCATGCTGGAAAAATGCGGGGTTCCGGTCATTGAAATGTGGGACCTGCCCGAAAATCCCATTGGCCAGGTTGTCGGCTTTTCCAATGCCCACGCTGCAAAACTGATGGTCGATCATTTTGTGGCGCAAGGGTACCGCAAAATCGGTTTCATTGGCGGCGACCCGTCACGCGACACACGTGGCCAGGACAGGCGACGGGGGTTTCTGGCCGCATTGGAAGCCCATGGCCTCGACACGTCCCGCATGATCGCGGCACAGCGCCCCCCGATCACCATGCGTGAAGGCGCACATTCCATGCGCCTGATGCTGGAAAAATGGCCAGATATCGAGGCGCTGATGTGCGTGTCCGACCTGTCAGCCTTTGGTGCCATGACCGAATGCCAGCGTCAGGGATTGCGCATACCCGATGACATCGCCATTGGTGGGTTCGGCGCTTATGATTTGTCTGAGCAGGCCCTTCCCCCGATCACCACCATTGATGTGAGTTCAGAAGACATCGGCCGCATTGCTGCGAATGTCATTCAAAACCTTCTGTCTGCAGATGCCGGCAAAACCTATGAGACCATACATCGCATTGAACCAAAACTGTTGGCACGAGACAGTTCGCTGCGTCACAAAGAACGGTAA
- a CDS encoding sodium:proton antiporter: protein MIGLLVLALFTIAYSMLAKRLANTMVTAPMLFLGFGFFLSTTELMPKAGAEEALHLVAELALIVLLFLDAAQINLKILRQHHVWPLRMLAVGLPLSLVIGTLAAWPFLPGWPLVAVALVAAILTPTDAALGQAVVTNESVPGRARRALSVESGLNDGLALPAILLLASLAISETGQDGTNWAWFGAKQLIFGPLVGCAVGLLGGKILIWAKDHNTTADTYEGIGALALAGAAYMAATAIDGNGFIAAFVAGIAFGHAVKGRCKFVYEFTEGEGQLLTWAAFFLLGLTLMPEALQHLSLPMFGLIMVSLFIVRPLAIYLSLIGTDAQTSTRLFFGWFGPRGLATALFALLVIPRIDTGLAEPVLHIAINAVWISALLHGISAAPGAHFYALVTSRKSPQKNTQNRDQETS from the coding sequence ATGATCGGTCTGCTGGTTCTGGCGCTCTTCACCATTGCATATTCCATGCTGGCAAAACGTCTTGCCAACACCATGGTCACAGCACCCATGCTGTTTCTGGGCTTCGGCTTCTTTCTGTCAACCACCGAGCTGATGCCCAAAGCGGGTGCAGAAGAAGCGCTTCATCTGGTCGCTGAACTGGCGTTGATCGTCCTGCTGTTTCTGGATGCGGCACAGATCAATTTGAAAATACTGCGCCAGCATCACGTCTGGCCCTTGCGGATGCTTGCAGTCGGTCTGCCGCTGTCACTTGTCATCGGCACGCTGGCAGCGTGGCCCTTTCTGCCGGGTTGGCCTCTTGTGGCCGTTGCACTTGTCGCAGCCATTCTGACCCCAACCGATGCAGCCCTTGGCCAGGCCGTCGTGACGAATGAGTCTGTGCCGGGTCGGGCGCGCCGCGCGCTTTCGGTCGAAAGCGGACTGAATGACGGCCTTGCCTTGCCCGCAATATTATTGCTTGCCAGCCTTGCCATATCTGAGACAGGCCAAGACGGCACCAATTGGGCCTGGTTTGGTGCAAAGCAGTTGATATTTGGCCCGCTGGTTGGATGCGCTGTCGGCCTGTTGGGCGGCAAAATTCTGATCTGGGCCAAAGACCACAATACCACAGCCGACACTTATGAAGGGATCGGAGCCCTGGCGCTGGCCGGGGCCGCCTACATGGCGGCAACCGCGATTGACGGAAACGGATTTATCGCCGCCTTTGTTGCCGGCATTGCCTTTGGCCATGCGGTCAAAGGGCGTTGTAAATTCGTCTATGAATTTACCGAAGGCGAAGGTCAGCTTCTGACATGGGCCGCCTTCTTTCTTCTGGGTCTGACCCTGATGCCGGAAGCTCTCCAGCATCTGTCACTTCCCATGTTTGGTCTGATCATGGTCAGCCTGTTTATTGTTCGCCCATTGGCGATTTATCTCTCGCTGATCGGGACCGATGCACAGACAAGCACCCGGCTTTTCTTCGGTTGGTTTGGCCCAAGAGGGTTGGCGACGGCCTTGTTTGCGCTGCTCGTTATCCCCAGGATTGATACGGGCCTGGCCGAACCTGTCCTTCACATCGCCATCAATGCTGTTTGGATCAGTGCCTTGTTGCACGGCATCAGCGCCGCCCCCGGCGCGCATTTTTATGCCTTGGTCACAAGCCGAAAATCACCTCAAAAGAACACTCAGAACAGGGATCAGGAAACCTCATGA
- a CDS encoding glutamate synthase-related protein, with product MKKISIATYGKIEDRKPEHAFVAGIDLVIVRFDEDISVFYGRCLHRGALMSDGFVRGQNLICGLHNWDYRLDSGVSEYQNSEVLPKFKSWVENNEIWVDEDEIADWALENPQPFDRDAYLGVYADTSHGTEEEPYKGLIQGYARNGLSKTGHHGQIDAMGVPRNQLPDWDDIQLLTAQLHKPPLLDDVPVGTQTIIGPNAQKPLKLDIPLFVSDMSFGALSETAKVALARGAELAGTGICSGEGGMLPEEQAENSRYFYELASGRFGFEWEKLDKVQAFHFKGGQGAKTGTGGHLPGNKVVGKIAEVRGLAEGEAAISPARFPDWTDVSQIREFADEVRDRTGGIPIGYKLSAQHIEKDIDAALEVGVDYIILDGRGGGTGAAPVIFRDNISVPTIPALARARRHLDASGRSDVTLVITGGLRKPADFIKAMALGADAIAVSNSAMQAIGCIAMRACHTNNCPVGIATQKPHLINRLIVEKSAQQLKNFFEASVELMQVMARACGHDHLSQFNADDLTSWKRDMSDLSGVAYGGFSSQSN from the coding sequence ATGAAGAAAATATCAATTGCGACATATGGCAAGATTGAAGACCGCAAACCGGAACATGCCTTCGTCGCAGGAATAGATCTGGTCATCGTACGATTTGACGAAGATATTTCGGTTTTCTACGGCCGTTGTCTTCACCGTGGTGCGCTTATGTCTGATGGCTTTGTGCGTGGCCAGAACCTTATTTGCGGGCTGCACAATTGGGATTACCGCCTGGATTCAGGCGTGTCCGAGTATCAAAATTCAGAGGTTCTGCCCAAATTCAAATCCTGGGTTGAGAACAACGAAATTTGGGTCGATGAGGATGAAATTGCTGACTGGGCTCTCGAGAACCCGCAACCCTTTGACCGCGACGCCTATCTGGGTGTTTACGCAGATACGTCACATGGCACAGAGGAGGAGCCTTATAAGGGCCTGATCCAGGGTTATGCCCGAAATGGCCTGTCAAAGACCGGCCACCATGGCCAGATTGATGCCATGGGCGTGCCGCGCAACCAATTGCCCGACTGGGATGATATTCAACTTCTGACAGCCCAATTGCACAAGCCGCCATTGCTGGATGATGTGCCCGTGGGCACGCAAACCATCATTGGTCCGAACGCACAGAAACCGCTCAAACTGGATATCCCGCTCTTCGTCTCGGATATGAGCTTTGGTGCCTTGTCCGAAACCGCAAAAGTTGCATTGGCGCGCGGTGCCGAGTTGGCGGGCACCGGCATTTGCTCCGGCGAAGGTGGGATGCTGCCGGAAGAACAGGCCGAAAATTCGCGTTATTTCTACGAACTGGCGTCCGGTCGGTTTGGATTTGAATGGGAAAAGCTGGACAAGGTTCAGGCCTTTCACTTCAAGGGCGGACAGGGCGCAAAAACTGGCACAGGCGGGCATCTTCCGGGCAATAAGGTGGTTGGCAAAATTGCTGAAGTGCGCGGTCTGGCAGAAGGCGAAGCAGCAATCTCCCCCGCGCGCTTTCCCGATTGGACGGATGTCAGCCAGATCAGGGAATTTGCCGACGAGGTGCGGGACCGCACAGGCGGCATACCCATCGGCTACAAACTGTCGGCGCAACATATCGAGAAGGATATTGATGCCGCGCTTGAAGTCGGTGTGGATTACATCATCCTGGATGGCAGAGGGGGTGGCACCGGCGCAGCGCCCGTCATCTTCCGCGACAATATTTCGGTTCCCACCATTCCCGCTCTTGCCCGCGCAAGGCGTCATCTGGACGCTTCGGGCCGCAGCGATGTCACGCTTGTCATCACAGGCGGCCTGCGAAAACCAGCTGACTTCATCAAGGCCATGGCACTGGGCGCGGATGCCATAGCCGTCTCGAATTCAGCCATGCAGGCCATCGGCTGCATTGCCATGCGCGCTTGTCACACCAATAACTGCCCGGTTGGCATCGCCACGCAGAAGCCGCATCTGATCAACCGTCTGATTGTGGAAAAATCCGCGCAGCAATTGAAGAACTTTTTCGAAGCATCAGTGGAACTGATGCAGGTCATGGCGCGTGCTTGCGGACATGACCACCTTTCACAATTCAACGCGGACGATCTGACAAGCTGGAAACGCGACATGTCCGATTTATCGGGCGTGGCATATGGAGGCTTCTCCAGCCAGTCAAACTGA
- a CDS encoding PRC-barrel domain-containing protein has product MSDLSIQENNIPASKVKGTDVYNFKGEHLGEIDDIILAKQSGKAQYAVMSFGGFLGIGEDYHPVPWDQLRYDAEKGGYLIDIDRDRLEGAPRYAANKEPDWNDKAYGGRLNDYWGVPPVGYI; this is encoded by the coding sequence ATGTCTGATTTAAGCATCCAAGAAAATAACATCCCTGCCTCCAAGGTGAAGGGCACTGATGTCTATAATTTCAAGGGCGAGCACCTTGGCGAGATAGATGACATCATTCTGGCAAAACAGAGCGGCAAAGCACAATACGCCGTTATGTCCTTCGGTGGCTTCCTTGGAATCGGGGAGGATTATCACCCGGTGCCATGGGACCAATTGCGTTACGACGCCGAAAAGGGCGGTTATCTGATCGACATAGATCGAGATCGTCTGGAAGGCGCACCACGTTACGCGGCCAACAAAGAGCCTGACTGGAATGACAAGGCGTATGGCGGACGGCTTAACGATTATTGGGGCGTGCCACCGGTTGGTTACATCTGA
- a CDS encoding DUF992 domain-containing protein — protein MEKLAVFDTTASRPVLAASLFAVLGLAVFTPDSAWSQADALSNAGTLTCTVAPGDHLTNTEPRSTSCQFEPLSGPRINFSGTLKRLSDPAPTADRIVLVWTVFTEDGEISGVDLEGDYKSAADSEATERHGHLIAQSNDQIELRPLVTVPDAIPEDASLVLELDLKYERA, from the coding sequence ATGGAAAAATTAGCTGTTTTTGACACCACGGCCAGCCGACCGGTACTCGCAGCAAGTCTGTTTGCGGTGTTGGGCCTGGCGGTCTTCACACCCGACAGTGCCTGGTCGCAGGCGGACGCACTGTCCAACGCAGGCACACTGACATGTACGGTGGCGCCGGGAGACCATTTAACAAACACGGAGCCCCGCAGTACATCCTGCCAGTTCGAACCGCTTTCAGGACCCAGGATAAACTTCTCCGGAACTTTGAAGCGTCTCAGCGACCCGGCGCCAACGGCTGATCGCATCGTTCTGGTGTGGACTGTGTTCACTGAGGATGGCGAGATTAGCGGTGTTGACCTGGAGGGAGACTACAAAAGCGCAGCAGATAGCGAAGCGACGGAGCGCCATGGCCACTTGATTGCCCAGAGCAATGACCAGATCGAATTACGACCGCTGGTCACAGTGCCTGATGCAATTCCCGAGGATGCTTCGCTGGTGCTGGAGCTCGATTTGAAATATGAACGGGCCTAG
- a CDS encoding DUF6855 family protein, whose translation MKCSDRDTHSVGSGFPAHAHQTAPIRFATDEANKDGTVEAWARSQTNPLGSYYGLRWPSTRLKRCNRTKK comes from the coding sequence ATGAAATGTTCAGATCGTGACACTCACTCAGTGGGATCGGGTTTTCCAGCTCACGCGCATCAAACCGCACCAATCCGATTTGCGACAGATGAGGCCAACAAGGATGGCACGGTTGAGGCATGGGCGCGCAGCCAGACAAATCCGCTGGGCAGCTATTATGGTTTGCGCTGGCCTTCTACAAGGTTAAAACGATGCAACAGGACAAAGAAATAA
- a CDS encoding sodium:alanine symporter family protein: protein MSFLDPIFNLINDLTWGWALIPILVIFGLFFTSASGFVQFRFFKRMFGVLTGNSETSDPTKISAREALFVSVGGRVGGGNIAGVAVAITAGGPGAVFWMWMIALVGMCTALIEATLAQLYKRTTPEGDYRGGPARTIIHGLGENYRWLAIIYAVCLIASFAIGFNAFQGNTVAGAALDSLSIPRIYTGAVLAIATGFIIYGGIHRIAKTADVVIPIMAIGYIAMALIVIVINITGLPAVIWDIVANAFGFREAVSGGIGAAIAQGLRRGLFSNEAGLGSAPNVAATAYVKHPVSQGITQSFSVFIDTIIICSCTAFVILLGDVYQPGVEGIDGVALTQQSMVSHVGSWAAYFLTFAILLFSFSSIMYNYYLGENALTFMTSNPMALHVLRIAIVGIVFLGAVAPGATSIFSFSDPMMGILAVVNLLALMMLFPVAMRIITDFRQQLAAGVAKPVFDPKKFSDLDTDHTAWPDAPQVEAQKSS from the coding sequence ATGAGCTTTCTAGATCCCATATTCAATCTCATAAATGATCTGACCTGGGGGTGGGCACTGATCCCCATCCTGGTTATTTTCGGTCTGTTCTTCACATCCGCCAGTGGCTTTGTGCAGTTTCGCTTTTTCAAACGCATGTTCGGCGTTCTCACTGGAAACAGCGAAACGTCAGATCCGACGAAGATCAGCGCGCGTGAAGCGCTGTTCGTATCGGTCGGCGGACGTGTCGGCGGTGGCAACATTGCAGGTGTGGCTGTCGCCATCACAGCAGGTGGCCCCGGCGCGGTATTCTGGATGTGGATGATTGCTCTGGTTGGTATGTGTACCGCACTGATCGAAGCAACTCTGGCCCAGTTATACAAACGCACCACACCGGAAGGCGACTATCGCGGCGGACCGGCACGCACGATCATACATGGTCTGGGTGAAAACTATCGCTGGCTCGCAATTATCTATGCAGTCTGTCTCATTGCATCCTTCGCCATTGGGTTTAACGCGTTTCAGGGCAACACCGTAGCCGGCGCTGCGCTGGACAGCCTGTCCATCCCACGCATTTACACCGGAGCCGTGTTAGCCATTGCAACCGGCTTCATAATCTATGGCGGTATTCACCGCATCGCAAAGACCGCAGATGTCGTCATTCCCATTATGGCAATCGGCTATATCGCAATGGCTCTGATCGTCATTGTAATCAATATTACGGGACTTCCCGCTGTCATCTGGGACATTGTTGCAAATGCATTTGGCTTTCGCGAAGCCGTTTCCGGGGGCATTGGTGCCGCCATTGCACAAGGGCTGCGCCGCGGCCTGTTTTCAAACGAGGCCGGCCTTGGCTCCGCCCCTAACGTGGCCGCAACAGCCTATGTCAAGCACCCGGTCAGTCAGGGCATCACACAGAGCTTTTCGGTATTCATTGATACCATCATCATCTGTTCATGCACGGCCTTTGTGATCCTTCTGGGAGACGTCTATCAACCAGGTGTGGAAGGCATTGACGGAGTGGCGCTCACTCAGCAATCCATGGTCAGCCATGTGGGCAGTTGGGCGGCGTATTTCCTGACCTTTGCCATCTTGCTCTTCTCCTTCTCATCCATCATGTACAATTATTATCTGGGTGAGAACGCGTTGACATTTATGACCAGCAATCCGATGGCACTGCACGTTCTGCGCATTGCAATTGTTGGCATTGTCTTCCTTGGAGCTGTCGCGCCGGGGGCAACGTCGATCTTCTCATTCTCTGATCCGATGATGGGCATTTTGGCGGTGGTCAACCTGTTGGCCCTGATGATGCTGTTCCCGGTGGCGATGCGGATAATCACCGACTTCCGGCAACAACTTGCCGCCGGTGTCGCAAAGCCGGTGTTCGACCCCAAAAAGTTTTCTGATCTGGATACAGATCACACAGCTTGGCCGGACGCTCCACAAGTTGAAGCACAAAAGAGCAGCTAA
- a CDS encoding DUF1993 family protein, with translation MEDKQHLDLAGSIPKTVKHYLHRIGQILLLLENEPEAERLLSVRLAPDMFETGFNLAIAIQFAARALCLPAKIDLPEIPDTYTVADLLGFSDEVSRLIEPISEADVAPIVSHRAGDAELVQTTAEYVSCFALPNMIFHMSISYAGLRHGGMKIGKADFDGFHIYG, from the coding sequence ATGGAAGACAAGCAGCATCTGGACCTGGCCGGGTCCATTCCCAAGACTGTAAAACACTATCTTCATCGCATCGGCCAAATTTTGTTGCTGCTTGAAAATGAGCCAGAGGCCGAGCGTCTTTTATCCGTGCGCCTGGCACCGGATATGTTTGAGACGGGATTTAACCTTGCCATCGCCATTCAATTTGCAGCACGTGCGTTGTGTCTTCCGGCAAAGATTGACCTGCCTGAAATACCAGACACATATACTGTTGCGGATCTTCTCGGGTTTTCAGACGAGGTCTCGCGGCTCATTGAACCAATTTCCGAGGCAGATGTTGCGCCAATTGTTTCGCACAGGGCAGGCGATGCCGAACTGGTTCAAACTACGGCAGAGTATGTCAGCTGTTTCGCCTTACCCAACATGATATTTCATATGAGTATCAGCTATGCCGGATTGCGCCATGGCGGTATGAAAATTGGCAAGGCTGATTTTGATGGGTTTCATATCTATGGATGA
- a CDS encoding TRAP transporter large permease — MSSFEIGLWSFPVLLGLIFLRVPIGLSMLLVGLGGSYAINGTTLMAFAQLKNQTYGTFSSYSLSIIPLFLLMGQFATLGGLSTALFKAAEAWLGHRKGGVAMAAIGACAGFGAICGSSLATAATMGQVALPELKRYGYSPALSTGALAAGGTLGILIPPSVILVIYAILTEQNIAKLFVAAFIPGILAAVSYMITIAIYVRVDPKSGGVRDRMAYGARFKALVPVWPALLVFLAVVGGIYLGVFTPTEAAAVGAFGTGLIAFFNGGLTFKTLKGAILATASATGMVFFIILGAAVFNGFLALSQVPQELANYVLEQDINAWAILLSILVLYLLFGCVMDSLSMILLTVPIFFPIVSGLDFGMTTEEFALWFGILVLIVVEVGLITPPVGMNLFVINSMDKSTPMSVTYRGVLPFVLTDIVRVGILLSFPIITLALVRLLY; from the coding sequence GTGAGCAGTTTTGAAATTGGATTGTGGTCATTTCCGGTGCTGCTTGGCCTGATTTTCTTGCGTGTGCCCATTGGCCTTTCGATGCTGCTGGTCGGACTGGGGGGCAGCTATGCCATCAATGGAACGACGCTGATGGCGTTTGCCCAGTTGAAGAACCAGACCTACGGAACATTTTCCAGCTACTCCCTGTCCATCATTCCGCTGTTTTTGCTGATGGGGCAATTTGCTACGCTGGGGGGACTTTCTACGGCCTTGTTCAAGGCTGCAGAAGCCTGGCTTGGGCATCGCAAAGGCGGTGTGGCCATGGCGGCGATTGGCGCTTGTGCAGGGTTTGGTGCCATTTGCGGGTCATCTCTGGCAACGGCGGCCACCATGGGGCAGGTGGCTCTGCCGGAACTCAAACGCTATGGCTATTCGCCCGCGCTGTCGACCGGCGCTCTGGCTGCCGGTGGCACGCTGGGCATTCTCATTCCACCCTCTGTCATTCTGGTGATCTATGCCATTTTGACCGAGCAGAACATCGCCAAGCTGTTTGTTGCGGCCTTCATTCCCGGCATTCTGGCAGCGGTGAGCTATATGATTACCATTGCAATTTATGTGCGTGTTGATCCCAAATCCGGTGGTGTGCGGGACCGCATGGCGTATGGAGCGCGTTTCAAGGCGCTGGTGCCGGTCTGGCCAGCCCTGCTGGTGTTTCTGGCTGTGGTTGGTGGTATTTATCTTGGCGTCTTCACGCCAACGGAGGCTGCAGCTGTCGGGGCTTTTGGCACGGGTTTGATCGCGTTCTTTAATGGTGGATTGACCTTCAAGACGCTCAAGGGTGCCATTCTGGCAACGGCTTCGGCAACGGGCATGGTGTTCTTCATCATTCTGGGTGCCGCGGTGTTTAACGGGTTTCTGGCGCTGTCTCAGGTGCCGCAGGAATTGGCAAATTATGTGCTGGAACAGGACATCAATGCCTGGGCCATCTTGTTGAGCATATTGGTGCTCTATCTGTTGTTTGGCTGCGTGATGGATTCCCTGTCGATGATCCTGCTCACGGTACCGATTTTCTTCCCGATTGTGTCCGGGCTGGATTTCGGCATGACCACCGAGGAGTTTGCTCTGTGGTTTGGCATTTTGGTGCTGATTGTGGTGGAGGTCGGACTGATCACACCGCCTGTGGGCATGAATCTGTTTGTCATCAATTCCATGGATAAGAGTACGCCGATGTCTGTGACCTATCGCGGCGTCTTGCCATTCGTGCTGACTGATATTGTGCGGGTTGGAATCTTACTGAGCTTTCCGATTATTACGCTGGCGCTCGTCCGGCTTTTATACTGA
- a CDS encoding TRAP transporter small permease, giving the protein MYSAVNRAAYALSFLFALLGGFVLVLLTLLTVASVSGRALIPFGLGPVPGDFELVEAGVAFAIFTFLPWCQLNRGHASVEILTQFLPTRINQVLDVTIELLMFGVAVLLFRQHYLGTLDKTRYGETTFILQFPLWWAYAASLAGALVFVLIAGFCLLRSLRQMVRSEAPA; this is encoded by the coding sequence ATGTATTCAGCTGTGAACCGAGCAGCTTACGCTCTGAGTTTCCTGTTTGCCCTGCTGGGTGGTTTTGTGCTCGTTCTACTGACCCTTTTGACTGTGGCCAGCGTCAGCGGACGCGCTCTGATTCCTTTTGGGCTTGGCCCGGTTCCAGGTGATTTTGAATTGGTGGAAGCCGGTGTGGCCTTTGCCATATTTACCTTCCTGCCCTGGTGTCAGCTTAACCGAGGGCACGCCAGTGTGGAAATACTGACCCAATTTCTGCCAACGCGTATCAACCAGGTGCTGGATGTGACGATTGAGTTGCTGATGTTTGGCGTGGCCGTATTGCTGTTCCGGCAGCATTATCTGGGTACGCTCGATAAAACCCGTTACGGAGAGACCACTTTCATTCTTCAGTTTCCGCTGTGGTGGGCTTATGCGGCATCGCTGGCGGGTGCGCTGGTCTTCGTACTTATTGCAGGGTTCTGTTTGCTGCGCAGTCTGAGGCAGATGGTGCGTTCGGAGGCGCCGGCGTGA
- a CDS encoding flavin-dependent oxidoreductase, with translation MTILIAGAGIAGLSLALTCHQLGLPVRIFERSQSIQALGVGINLQPNCVRELFDLGLERDLDGLGLRTSQVTYFTKYGQLIWGEPRGMAAGNNWPQYSVHRGNLQRLLFETVLERLGAEALVTDAFLLRCDQEEDGVTAHFRSAGGAQWQEGGSVLIGADGIHSALRGQFYPGEGSPIWGGAVLWRGTSIARPFLDGATMAMAGHEHQKFVTYPISKADPVTGMALINWIAELKFAPDQAWRKEDWNRTGNPADFLPAFESWSFDWLDAPALIRSAQEILEYPMVDRDPLPQWTFGRATLMGDAAHAMYPIGSNGASQAIIDARVLGLMLKQRGACEAALVAYEAERRAPTNAIVLANRGNGPDQIMELVEQRSKGKNVNPELVISNVELQDHAAHYKALTGLSIDALNARPPIIDPALAEVI, from the coding sequence ATGACCATTCTCATCGCCGGTGCCGGTATTGCCGGCCTGTCGCTTGCCCTAACCTGCCATCAGCTTGGGCTGCCAGTTCGCATTTTTGAACGCAGCCAATCCATCCAGGCTTTGGGCGTTGGCATCAATCTGCAACCCAATTGCGTGCGCGAACTGTTTGATCTTGGCCTTGAGCGGGACCTCGATGGTCTTGGCTTGCGCACGTCGCAGGTAACCTATTTCACCAAATACGGGCAACTCATCTGGGGCGAGCCACGCGGCATGGCGGCAGGCAATAACTGGCCGCAATATTCCGTTCATCGCGGTAATCTGCAACGTTTGCTTTTCGAGACCGTGCTCGAGCGATTGGGCGCCGAGGCCCTCGTCACCGATGCTTTTTTGTTGCGATGCGATCAGGAAGAGGACGGTGTGACAGCCCATTTTCGGTCAGCAGGTGGGGCGCAATGGCAGGAGGGTGGCAGCGTTCTGATTGGTGCTGATGGCATTCACTCTGCTTTGCGTGGTCAATTCTATCCCGGTGAAGGTTCGCCAATCTGGGGCGGTGCCGTGCTGTGGCGTGGTACCAGCATCGCGCGGCCATTTCTGGACGGTGCCACGATGGCCATGGCCGGTCATGAACATCAGAAATTTGTCACTTATCCCATCAGCAAAGCTGACCCTGTCACCGGAATGGCGCTGATTAACTGGATCGCCGAGTTGAAGTTTGCGCCGGATCAGGCCTGGCGCAAGGAAGACTGGAACCGGACCGGCAATCCGGCTGATTTCCTGCCAGCCTTTGAAAGCTGGTCTTTTGACTGGCTTGATGCACCGGCCTTGATCCGAAGCGCTCAGGAAATTCTGGAATATCCCATGGTCGACCGTGATCCGCTGCCGCAATGGACCTTTGGCCGGGCAACGCTGATGGGGGATGCGGCCCATGCCATGTATCCAATCGGTTCCAATGGTGCGTCGCAAGCCATCATCGATGCAAGGGTTCTTGGGTTAATGCTGAAACAGCGTGGGGCGTGTGAAGCTGCGCTGGTCGCCTATGAAGCGGAGCGACGCGCGCCGACCAACGCCATCGTGCTTGCCAATCGTGGCAATGGCCCTGACCAGATCATGGAACTGGTTGAGCAGCGCAGCAAGGGTAAGAATGTTAATCCCGAACTTGTTATATCCAATGTGGAGTTGCAGGATCACGCAGCGCATTACAAAGCCCTCACGGGTCTCAGCATTGACGCCTTGAATGCCAGGCCGCCCATAATTGATCCTGCTCTAGCAGAAGTGATCTGA